The sequence CAGAATTGAGAAGGGTCCCATCTAAATCCAGCGCAATCAAGGAAATCTGACTCATACAATTTCCTCCATGTAGCGTAGGACAGAACCAGTTACATGGTGACCGATGACTGTTTCAGCAATCGCTAAGATTTCAGGACGTGCATTTTCTGGCGCTACAGGATGGCCCACGACTTGCATCATATGGAGGTCATTTAAGTTATCCCCGAAAGCCATCACCTGATCCATCGAGATCCCTAATTTATCCGCTAAGGCGGTAATGGCCACTCCCTTATCGACATAATCGAGGACAATATCAATCGATTCAAAACCTGTCGTCATCGCTTTGACACCGGGGATATTCTCAGTGACCCATTGTTCACCTTCAAGTACAAGAGCTGCATCAAAGTTGGTGGTCAATTTGAAAATTTCATCCTGAATATCTGCTAGGCTTTTCACTTTTTGAATGTTTTCATTGTAGTTCTGACTCAAGGCCAGATAGTCGGGATCTACTGTTTCTAAGACATAGCTCCCTTTTTTCCCAGTCAAAAGAAGCTTATTCGGGTCTGCATAAGGTGAGGATTTCAAAGCCTCAAAAACACCCAAATAAAAGTCTTTGGACATGGTCGCTTCGTAGAGATCTTCTCCATGAAATTCTACCACACTACCATTTTCAGCAATGAAAATCATCTGGTCCTCAAATCCTTTAAAGAGGGATTTGAGAGAAAGGAGGGCACGGCCACTCGCAGCAGCAAAATAGATGCCTTTTTCTTTGCAACTTACTAAAACCTTGCGTAAAAGGTCTTGATCATACTGATGTTGGTCATTTAGAAAAGTTCCATCCATATCCGTAGCGATCAATTTAATATCATTATTCTTCATTTTCTAAGTCTTTCAATTTTACTGAGACGATTTTAGAAACCCCAGATTCTTGCATGGTCACACCATAGATGGAATCTGCAGCCGACATAGTTCCCTTCCGGTGCGTCACGACAATAAACTGGCTTTCCTTATCAAAGCGGTTTAAATAATCCCCAAAGCGCTTGACATTGGCCTCATCTAGGGCAGCCTCTACCTCATCCAGAATGACAAATGGAATAGTCTTGACACGAATAATCGAGAACAAGAGAGCCAAGGCAGACAAGGCCTTTTCTCCACCACTCATGAGGTTTAAGGATTGGATCTTTTTACCAGGTGGCTGCACAGAAATCTCAACACCAGCTGTCAGAAGATCTGGCTCTGTCAGAATCAAATCAGCAGAACCCCCACCAAACATTTGACGGAAAGTAACTTTAAAGGATTCACGAATGGCTTCAAAAGTTGATTTAAAGCGTTCCTTAACCTCGTCATTCATGTCGTTGATAGTAGACAGAAGCATGTTTTTCGCAGCCAAG comes from Streptococcus parasanguinis ATCC 15912 and encodes:
- a CDS encoding Cof-type HAD-IIB family hydrolase produces the protein MKNNDIKLIATDMDGTFLNDQHQYDQDLLRKVLVSCKEKGIYFAAASGRALLSLKSLFKGFEDQMIFIAENGSVVEFHGEDLYEATMSKDFYLGVFEALKSSPYADPNKLLLTGKKGSYVLETVDPDYLALSQNYNENIQKVKSLADIQDEIFKLTTNFDAALVLEGEQWVTENIPGVKAMTTGFESIDIVLDYVDKGVAITALADKLGISMDQVMAFGDNLNDLHMMQVVGHPVAPENARPEILAIAETVIGHHVTGSVLRYMEEIV